GGTAGCGATCACGCGCGCATCGTTGATGAATACCTCACCGTCCTTGATCTCCACCTTCAGCGTCTTGCCGTTCACCGTGGTCAGCTCGGTCGAGTTCACCACATCGTTGGCCGACACCTTGCCCGGCACGACGTGATACGTGAGCACCGAGGTGAGCAGCGCCTTGTCTGCCAGGATGGCATTCAGCTCATCTTCGGTGAACTTGGCAAAGGCCAGGTCGTTCGGCGCGAACACCGTGAACGGGCCAGGGCCGCTCAGCGTGTCGAACAAGCCGGCAGCATCAATCGCGCGCGTGAGCGTGGTGAAGCCATTCGCAACCGCCGTCTCGGGGATGCCCCACGGCACGCGCGCCGTGCGCTTGGGCGCATACGCGCCGCAGTTCTCGGCCAGCGCGAGGGGCTGCGGCACCAGCGGCAGATCGGCGACCACCGCCGAACCGGGACTGGGCACCTGCACGCGGATCACCGGGGTCGAGGTGTGCTGGCCGGGCCCGGCGATCGGCATCACGAAGTAAGTGCCGGGGCGAACCGTGAGGCCGTAGGTGTTGTCACGACCGGTGTTGCCACAACGCCAGAAGTTGCCGCCGTCGGTGACCTTGAAGCGGCCGAGGGTCGTTTCTTCACCCGGGTCGCGCTTGCCGTTGGCATTCGCGTCAATGAAAGCGACGCCGGTGATCTTGCCCAGGGGAGATTGCGCCTGTGCAGGTGCAGTCAAGGCCAAGCTGGCGCCGACGAGGCCAAGCATCGTCAAACCGACGACGCCTTTGCGAAAGTTGGTCTTCATGTTGTTCTCTCTCCTATGTTATTACTGTCAAGTAGGCTTACTCCTGCAGAGCAGATGGAGAGGAGTTCAAGGGAACTTTATCTAATTGCTAAGAGAAGATTATGAGACCTTGTCCGGGCAAAGCGCCGCGACCTCAGCAACGGTCGGGCATTGCCGGCCGCTGCCGAGTTTTCGTACTTTCGCCGCGCCAACGCAGTTGGCGAATTCGGCGGCTTTGCGCACATCGCGATGCTTCAACCACGCGATACCAAAACCAGCCGCGAAGGCATCACCTGCGGCGGTTGTATCGCGTGCGACGACCGGGATGCCGGGAACGCTGTGGCAGCGATCGCCGGAATACACGGCGCAGCCTTCACCCCCTCGCTTGATGACGACATGGCGCGTCCCGCGTGCCAGCATCCACTGCGCCGCGCCGGCCTCACTGTGTTCGCCTGTGAAGCGCATTGCTTCATCGGCAGTCAATAGGCTCACTTCGCTCAGCCGAACGATCTCCAGCGCCGCCTCACGCACGCGCGCTTCGGAGACGATCGGGCCGAGATCATTCATCACGGGCACGCCTGCCTCGGCAGCAATGCGCGTCGTCAAGACGGCGGAGCCGGCGACGCGCCGCTCGTGCAACGCATAGCCCGGCATGAAGAACAGGTCGGCGCTCCGAATCAACGCGATCGAACGCGCGTCCAGCACGAACGGATCGCCCACCCCATCGCGGACGAGAAAGACATGTTGGCCGGCGTCGTCCACGATGACCAACACCAGCACGTTCACGCTGCCGGCGCCGCGTTGCGCATAGCTCACATCCACGCCCTCGGCTTGCAGCATGTCGTATACGGCTTGGCCGTAGGCGTCCTCGCCAACCGCGCCGAAGGCGACGGCGCGCGCGCCCAGGCGGGCAGCCGTGATAAGGAAGTTGCCGGCGCCGCCTGGCTCGACGCTGATGGCGCGAATGCTTTGCACGCGATCCGCTTCGATCGGCAAACGCTCGACGGCCATCACCAGGTCGGTCACCAAGTCGCCGTAACACACGACCAACGGGCGATTCGGCTGTAGAACTTCGGCCATGGACGCGCATCGTAGAAGATTCACCTGCTCTGCGCAAGGGGGACGTGTCCCTACGGCTCAGGGTGAAATGGTATATTGATTCGGATCAGGGAACGATGCTGCGCAAACCTTTCGTCATCGGATTCATCGTCTTCGGCTTGATCGCAGCGGCGATCGGCGCCAGCTTCTACGCTTACCACCAGGCCTACGAGTATTTCGCCAACGAGTTGCCCATCCTGCCGGAGATCCTCAATCAGCCCCGGCCCGTAAGCATCGCCACACCTAGCACCGGACAAGACGAGATCATCGTGCTGCCGAAGGCCTGGGACGGCAAAGAGCGCGTGAACATCCTGCTGCTGGGCATTGACCAACGCGCCGGCGAAAGCGAGCGCGCCTATCGCACCGACACCATGATCGTGTTCACGCTCGACCCGGTGACGATGGAAGCCGGCATCTTATCTATTCCACGCGACGTCTGGGTGCCGATTCCGGGGAACTTCGACCAACCTAACTACCGCATCAACCAGGCAAATTTCCTGGGCGACGCCTACGACTACCCGGGCGGGGGCATCGCCCTGGCGCGCAAGACGGTCGAAAACTTCCTGGGCATCCCGATCCACTTCGTCGCGCGCATCAACTTCACCGCCTTCGAGAGTTTCATAGATCGCATCGGCGGCATCACGATTGACGTGCCGGAACCGATCTACGATCCCCAGTATCCGACGGAGGACTACGGCGTGGAAGTGTTCTCACTGCCGGCCGGACTGCAGACGATGGACGGCGCGACCGCGCTCAAGTATGCGCGCACGCGCCACTCGCGCAACGGCGACTTCGACCGCGCCCGCCGCCAACAACAGGTGATCCTGGCCGTGCGCGAGAAGCTCAAGAACCCGCAAACGCTGGCGCTGCTCATCGCCGGTGCGCCGGACATGCTGCGCGAACTCAGTGCTTCGATCAAGACCGACATGACGCTCGACCAGATGCAACAACTTGCCGTGTTGGCACAGAAGATCGAGCGCGACAAAATCAAGTCCGAGGTGCTCGACCAGCGTTACACCGAGTTTGCGACGACGCCAGACGGTTCGCAGGTGATCATCCCCATTCGCGCGCGCATCGCCGAGCTGCGCGAGCGCTTCTTCAGCAGCCAGGCGGCTGGCGACGCTGCCAAAGTTCGCTCGACCACCCCTTGATCTTGCCCAAGCCGCGCCTCAACCTCCGCCAGGCCTGCACGAGTGCCTCGGTTGGCGCAAACCCCAACAAGCCGAATGCCGCGTCGTAGGCAAGCGAATGGCGCGGCGCGAACGCCGGATCGAGGGAGAGGCTGCGAGCGCTAAGCTGCGCGGCAGCGCGGCGATCCAGCGGATACCACTCGCGCGCCGTGCGGAAGTAGGCGCGCGCCAGCTCGGATGCATATCGCTCGCGCAGCGTTTCATCTGCGGCCAATTGGCGTTCGACCTTCTCCAGCGCGCGAGCGCGATACTGCAACCGCCGGAGCGGATCAGACGTCGAGACGGTGAGGTTGCCGTAGCGGCGCACCACCGCCCAATGACCGGGCTGATAATGCAGGCGCAGTCCGCGCAGCGCCGCGCGCAACATCAGATCGTAATCCTGTGCCGCGAAGAACGCCTCATCCCACCCACCCAGCGCTTCGATCGCTTTGCGACGCCAGAGCAGCGCATGCGGCGGAATCCAACATCCCCGCAACAATGCCGTGAGCAAGTCCGGCTGCACATTGACTGCGCTGAACGGTCCCAGACACGGCGCGCCATCTCGACAGGTCAGAAAAGCGTAATCGCAATAGACTGCGTCGGCATTCGTCGCCTCCAGCAGCGCCACCTGTGCAGCCACTTTCTCCGGCAGCAGATAATCGTCGGCGTCGAGAAATTGGAGGTACTCGCCCTGCGAGAGCGATATGCCGGCGTTGCGCGCACGATTGCCATTGCTATGCGATTGTCGTACAAATTGGATGCGGTCGCCGTAGCTGCGCAGGATGTCGGGGCTGTCATCTGTCGAACCATCGTCAACGACAATTACCTCGATCGAATGGTAGCTCTGCGCCAGACAACTATCCACGGACTCGCGCAGCCAACGGCCGGCGTTGTAACAGGGGATGATGACGCTGACGAGTGCCCCTGCGGTTGCCTCTTGATCGCTGCTAGGCATTTGCCTCGCCCACCCGTACGAACCAGAACGCGACGACGGCCAGCGCCGTGCAACCGGCCGCGACGATCATGACGCCACTTAGGCCGGCCAAGCCGAACAACGGCAGCGCGATCAGTGAGGCGACGATGCGGCCGATCGAGTGCGTCGCAACGACGAAACCGCCCATCGCAGCGCGCGCATCCGGCACCGCCTCACTCGCCACCGCCAGCGACGCCACCAGCGCATACTCAAATGTCAGGAACACCAAGAACAACGCTACCATCATCGGCCCCAGGTTCTTGCTGAACGCGACGACCACCATGAACGAGGCAGCGTACAGTGCCGTCGCCGTGAGCACCGAGCGCCGCTTGCCGATGCGATCCACCAGGGCGATCACACCCAGCTCGGCAATGACGTCGGCCACGCCGAGCACGATAGACACCAGCCCGAGCTGCACCGGCGTCAGGCCGAACTGCGCAACGAGCCACGGCGCGTAGGTGAGCGTGGCCAATTGCGAGGAGAAGGAAATCAGCAGCCCGAAGGCCAGCACCAGCATCGCCGCTGGCGCTTTCCACACGCGCCGTAGGCCGCCCCGGTCGAACCGCGTCGCCGTCGCACGTGCGGCAACTTCGCGCACGATGGCCAAGCGCAACACCAGCGACAATCCGGCCAAGCCGGCCAGGCCAAACGCGACGAACGGCGCCCACCAGGTCGCACGCTCGATCAGAAAACCAAAGATCGGCACGCCGACGATCCAACCCAGCGCCCAGGACAATTCGACGAAGCCGATGGCAGTGCCGCGCTGCGCGTAGGGCACGTGGTCGCCGATGAACGCCTGCACCTGAGGCGTAAACAGCGCCTTGGCTACGCCCAGAGCCAGATAGAGCGACAAGGCAGCCGAGTAGCTCGGTGCGAAGGGCATGAGTGCACACACAACGATGAACGCGCCTGACGCGATGAGCGTCGTCATCCGACGGCCCAACCTGCCCTCCAGCGGGCCGATGATCGGCGCAATGAGACCGGCGGCGCTCAATGCAACGGCCAGCCAGCCGGCCCGGGCCGGATCGGCGCCGAAGGCTGCGGCGATGTAGACGAGGAACGGCAGAGGCGCACGGTAGGCAGCATCCATCGCCCCGCGCAACAGGACGAGCGAGGCGATGGCCGGCGCCAGGCGGATCGCGGGATACGGCGCATCCGTCGTCGGCGCAGCAGTCGAAGTGGACATGATGGCTACAGCACCGGCTCGGCCTCGCGTTGCACCAACGCCTGGAAGCGCTGCATCAACGCGCGCGTGATCGGGCCGGGCTTGCCATCACCGATCATGATCTGATCCACCCGCACCACCGGCAGGATTTCGCGCGAGACGCTGGTGATGAAACACTCGCGCGCCTGCGGCAGGTCGCCATAGGCCACGGCTTCGGTGATCACGGGCAACACCTCGTGGGCGACCTCCAGCACCAGCGCGCGCGTCACGCCGGCCAGGACGCGCGCCTCCTCGGTGCGCAGCACGAGCGGCGCTTCTTGCCCAATCGCCGAAGGCATCACTGCAAAGAAGTTGCTGCTCAGCCCCTCGAGCACGGCGCCATCCTCGCCGATCATCAAGCCTTCGTGCGCGCCCGCAGGCAATGCCTGGTAAGCGTCCGCTGCCGAAGCGATGAACGTCGTGCTCTTGGCGTGCGGATTGTCGCGATGGAGCGACACGCTGACGCACCAGACGCCGGATTCGTAGAGCGACGGCGGATAGGGCGTGAACGGCTCGACGCTGACGAACAGGGCCGGCGGCGCAAAGGTCAGCCGAAAGCGCGATTCGGGATAGCCGGTCGCACGCAGTGCATGCGCCACGGCCTGTCGCGTCGCAGCCTCGTCGAGCTTGGCAGGATTGCCGAGTAACGCGACCGACTCTTCCAGACGTTGCACATGCTGGCGCAGCCGCAACACGCGGTCGCCGCCATAGGTGCGGAAGGTCGTATACGCTCCGTCGGGCAGTTGGCCGGACGCCTCGCGGAGCGAAGCATGCTCGCCGACCCGCGCGATGGCGCGCTCGCCGATTGGGCCGTTCACGTCGAGCCGAAATGTGGTGACCATGCGCCCGGCAGTGTAGCATTACTGCTCTATGCGCCTGCGTTGGGAGAGCATCGCGCTTGCCTCGTTCTCGGCCCTGGCCTTACTCACGGCGCTTGTCATCTTGATCGGCTCATTGCCCGGAGAGTGGGCGCTGGTCCAATCGGCGCTGGCTGCCCGCAGCGAAGCCTTGACGCTCGTGATCTGGTTGCTGACCTTCATCAGCTCCTCCATCCCGGCCTTGCTGATCTGCATGCTCGTGAGCGGCATCCATCTGACGCGACTGCGCGAACGCCGGACGCACATGGACGCCGGGCGAATCGTGGGTGCGGCCTGGCCGGTGATCGCCTACTTCGGCGCGTTGGCCTGCAACATCGCCCTGCGCATCGCCATCGGACGCCTGCGGCCCGGCGTGGAGTACATCCCACACGGCCTGCCGGAGCTGCAGGCCGACTTCCAACGCTTCTCGTATCCGAGCGGGCATGCCGGCGCAGCGGTCATTGCCTTCGTAGCCCTGGCCGCGCTGGGCTGGCGGCATCCGCGCTTGCGCGTGCCGGCGGCGCTGGGCGCGGCATCGGTCATCATCGGCGTCGGCTTCGGGCGCGTGTACCTAGGCGTGCACTGGCCTACCGATGTGCTCGCCGGCTACCTGCTGGCCGCCGGTTGGGTGTGCATCGGGTTGTATCTACGTGACAAATTGGGTAAAGTTGCCCGCGTATGTCCAGCGCGAACACATTGAGCGATGCCTTCCGGCGCTACGTTCCTCTCGTCGAAGAGGAGATGCGCGCCTTGATCAACACAGGGTCGCAACCCAAGCAGTTCAACGTGATGTTGAACTATCACCTCGGCTTCACCGATAGCAACGGCGCGCCGGCGACTGCGCCGGCCGGCAAACGCATTCGGCCGATGCTCACGCTCCTGAGCTGCGAAGCCTGCGGGGGCGACTGCCAACATGCCGTGCCCGCCGCAGCGGGTATCGAACTGCTGCACAACTTCTCGCTGATCCACGACGACATCGAGGACCGCGACGAGCTCCGGCGCGGCCGGCCTACATTGTGGAAGCTGTGGGGCGAAGCGCAAGCGATCAACGCCGGCGACGCGATGTTCGCATTCGCGCATCTGGCGCTGCTGCGCTCGGCCGAGCGCGGCGCATCACCCGAACGCATCGTGCGCGCCATGCGCGCCTTCGACGAAATGTGCGTGCGGCTCACCATCGGCCAGCACCTCGACCTAAGCTTCGAGTCGCGCAGCGACGTGAACGCCGACGAATATATGCGCATGATCGAAGGCAAGACGGCGGCGCTGACATCGAGCGCGTGCGAGATCGGCGCGCTGCTCGGCGGCGCCGATGACGCGACCGTGCAGGCATTCGCCGCATTTGGGCGCTGGCTGGGCGTTTCGTTCCAACTCCAAGACGACGTGCTGGGCATCTGGGGCGACCCGGCCGTCACCGGCAAGCACGATAGCGATTTGGCCCACGGGAAGAAGACGCTGCCGGTGCTCTACGCTGCTGAGCGTGACGCGCGCATCCGCCGCAGTTACCTCGAAGCCGGCGCATTGCGCGACGATGCCGTGCAACCGGTGCGCGAGATGATCGAGGCCGCCGGTGGCAAAGCACACGCCGAACAAGCCGCTCAAGCGGCCTACACGCACGCGCTTGCTGCCTTGGATGCGACGGGGCTGGACAACGCCGCGTGCCGCGCGCTGCGCGAACTGGCGCACAGCTTGCTGGGGCGGACGAATTGAATCACGCCGCGCGCTTCATGGCCACGACGCGCACGCCGGCCAGGCGAAAGAGCGACGCCAGGCGCAACTTGCGGCGCAGCGTCGCAGGCGCTTGCGCATCGTCAATGATCACAAAGCCGAACCTGCTGTAATACGGCGCCAGTGACGACGCGCACAGCAAGTACACGTCGCCGCGCTCGTGCTGCAATAAGGCCTCGATCAACCGGCCGCCGATGCCCCGATTGCGGTAGGCCGGCCTCACCACCAGGCTGCCCAACTCGCGACAGTCGGGATAAGGCTTGACCTGGGCGACACCGACGATTTCCACACCGTCAACGGCGACGATAAAATTCTTCCAGTTCAGCGACGTCGGATCGAGACGCGCCGCCAGGACCATGCGGCGAATGACGCTTTGATCTGCTTCGGTCGCCGGACGCAACGAGACCATACCGACTGATGAAGCCCGTCCGGCACGGCATCTTTGAAGCGTTGACAACGCACTGCCGGACAGATGGCAGGATGATTCTAAATGTACGTAGAACTCAACGGACTCCGCATGTTTTACGAGGATCGCAGCAGCAGCGATCCCACCGGCGTGATCGTCTTCTTGCACGGCTTCCCGCTGGATCACAGCATCTGGCGACATCAACTCGACTACTTCTCGACGCGCTACCGGTGCATCGCGCCCGACCTGCGTGGCTTCGGCGCGTCGAGCGAGCTGAAGAAGCCGGCTGAGCCGACGCCGCTCACCGTGGACACCTTCGCCGCCGACATCGTCGCCTTGCTCGATCATCTCAAGATCAAGAGCGCGAACTTCGTCGGGCTGTCCATGGGCGGCTACATCGCGCTGGCAATCTGGCGCAGGCTGGCCACCCGCAAGCTCGTGCGCCGATTGATCTTCTCGAACACGCGCGCCGCCGGCGATACACCGGAGACGAAGGCCAACCGCAAGCGCCAGGCCGAGCTGGTGAAGACGCAGGGCACGCGGCCGTATGCCGACGAGATGCTGCCCCGCTTGCTTGCGCCGGAGAACATCGAGCGCTGCGGCAACGAGGTGCGTCACATGATCGAACGCACGCACCCCGACACCATCGTCGCCACGCTCGAAGCGCTGGCCGCGCGCAAGGACATGACCGATTGGCTGCGCCGAGTTCAGGTGCCGACGCTGGCGATCGTCGGCGAGAAAGACGTAATTTCGCCGCCGAGCGACTCTGAGTTGATCGCGCGTGAGGTGGACGGCGCGAAGCTGGTCGTCGTCCCCCACGCCGGCCACCTCACCCCACTCGAACAGCCCGATGCCTTCAACGAGGCGATGTTCAAATTCCTGCGATGAGCCAAGCCGATTTTCTCTCCGCGCTGCGCGCAATCTTCCCATCCGATCGGCTGCTGATGGCGCCAGCCGCGCTGGCGGCCTACGAGTCGGACGGCCTCACCGCCTTTCAGGCCCGACCGGTCGCCGTTGTCATCCCCGAGACGCAGGCCGAGGTGATCGAGACAGTCAAAGCCTGCCACCGCTTCGGCGTGCCGTTCGTCGCGCGGGGCAGCGGCACCAGCTTGAGCGGCGGAGCATTGCCGGTGAAGGAAGGCATCGTCATCGCGCTCAACCGGCTCAACCGCATGCTCAAGCTCGACCCGCAGCAGCGCATCGCCGTGGTCGAGCCCGGCGTGGTGAACATCGAGATCACCAAGGCCGCTGCACCCTACGGCCTGCTCTACGCGCCCGATCCCTCCAGCCAACCGATCTGCACCATCGGCGGCAACGTCGCCTTCAACAGCGGCGGCGCGCATTGCCTGAAATACGGCATGACCAGCAACCACGTGCTGGGGTTGAAAGTCGTGCTGCCGGACGGCGAAGTGGCCGAGCTGGGCGGCGAGAGCCTGGAGAGCGTGGACGCAGACTACACCGGCTTGTTCGTCGGCAGCGAGGGCTTATTCGGCATCGCGCTGGAGATCACCGTCCGGCTGCTGCCGAAGCCGGAGACCTACCGCACGCTGCTGGCAGCCTATCGCAGCCTAGAGGCGGCCGGCGATGCCGTGTCCAGCGTGATTGCGTCCGGCCTGTTGCCCGGCGCGCTGGAGATCATGGACAACCTCTCGATCCAGGCCGCCGAGGCCGCGGTGAAGCCCGGCTATCCGCTGGATGCCGCCGCGCTGCTTATCGTCGAACTGGAGGGCGAGCGATCTCAGGTCGAAGCGGAGTGGGCGCGCCTGAAGGAAGTGATTGATGCGTCGCAACCTTACCTGATCAAGGTGGCGCGCGATGACGAAGAGCGCATGAAGATCTGGAAGGGCCGCAAGAGCGCCTTCAGCGCTGTGGGCCGGCTTAGCCCCGACTACATCGTGCAAGACGGCGTGGTGCCGCGCCGACGACTGGGCGAAGCGCTAGCCGAGATCGAGAAGCTCAGCGCCAAGTGGGGCATTCGCGTGGCGAATGTGTTCCACGCCGGCGACGGCAACCTGCATCCGCTGATCATGTTCGACGGCCGCGAGCCAGGCGCGCTGCATCGCGCCGAGGAACTGGCCAGCGAGATCATTGACCTGTGCATCCAGCTCGGCGGCTCCATCACCGGCGAACACGGCGTAGGCATGGAGAAACGCCAATACATGCCGCGCCAGTTCGGCGAAACCGACATGGACGCGATGTGGGCGCTGCGCAAGGCGATAGACCCACTGGAGCTGGCCAACCGTGGCAAGGTCTTCCCCATCGGCGAGGCGCCCGCCCTGCGCCAAGTCGGATCACACCCGCTGGAGCGCGCCGGCGCGATCTCGCGGGAGTAGAAGCAGAACCTCTAGGTTCTGCCGGAGGTTTGCCATGTGTACTACGCGATTCACCCATATCGTCGCTACAGCCGGAATCGCGCTATTCATCGCCGGCTGTCAGGCATGGATCCAGCGCCAACCGGCGCCTGCCCCGAGCATCGAGGCTGCGCCTACGCCAACCCTCGCGCCCCCGACGGTTGCACCGACCCCGTCGCCCACGGCAACCGCAACGCCCACACCGACGCCTACACCGCGGCCGCTGCCCACGGCCACGCCAACCCGCCTCCCTGTGCCTGCCGCCGACGACATCGCCGGCGTCCGACAGGCGCTGCTCCGGCTGCACAACCAGGTGCGGCGCGGCTACGATCTGCCGCTCTACACCATCTCGCCCGTGCTGGAACAAGTCGCGCAGAAGCAGGCGGAGTATCTGGCCGGCTTGCCGCTGAATACGCTGAACGCACTGGGCGACGCGGCGCGCCTCGGACCGGACGGCGCGCCACCGGACGCACGCATGCGCGCGGCCGGTTATTCTCTCGCCGCCAGCGCGGAGAACTGGGGTCTCTTCGCCCGCTGGCAGGACGCCTTCGTGAGTTGGCTGAACGACGAGCGACAGCGCCAGGCCATCCTTTCGCCGGAGTACCGCGAGATCGGCATCGGCATCGCCCGCCACGCGGCGTCCGGCAACTACGTGTTCGTCGTTGACTATGCCGCGCCTCGCTAGCGCAGCGCCACATCCGATGTCTACCGATCTCATCCGCGAACTGCAAGAGGCAATCGCATCGAGCACGCGTGTGCGCCCGCGCGGCGCAATGACGAAGCTCCATGCGCCGGCTAACGGCCAAGCGACGCTCGACATGCGCCGACTGGCCGGCGTGATTGACTATCAGCCGACCGAGTTCGTCATCACGGCCTGGGCCGGCACGCCGGTGGCCGAGGTGCAGGCCTTGCTGGCCGAGCACGGGCAGTACCTGCCGTTCGATCCGCTGCTGGTCGAGCGTGGCGCGACGCTCGGCGGCACCGTCGCCGCCAACGCCTGCGGGCCGGAGCGCTATCGCTACGGCGGCGTGCGCGACTTCATCATCGGCACGCGCTTCCTTGACGGCAACGGCAACTTGATCCAGGGCGGGGGCAAAGTGGTGAAGAACGCTGCCGGCTTCGACTACCCTAAGCTGATGGTCGGCAGCCTAGGCCGGCTGGGCGCGCTGGTTGACGTGACGTTCAAGGTCTTCCCCAAGCCGGAGGCCTACGCCACGCTGCGGGTGGACTGCGCTTCGCTCGACGCTGCACTCGCGCTGCTGCCCAAGCTCACCAACTGCCCGTATGACTTGAATGCGATTGATTTGGTCGTCGGGGCAGCCAATCAGGTCGCGATCCTCATCCGCGTCGGTGGGCTGGCGGCCGGCCTGCCGCAGCGCATGGATCGCGTGCGCGCGCTGTGCAGCGGCGGCGAGATCATCACCGGCGATGACGAGGTGGCGCTCTGGTGCGCCGCGCGTGAGTTCGCCTGGGCAGCCGACGGCGAGCCGGTCGTCAAAGTGCCACTCACGCCCGGCCGCATCCCTGCGCTGGACGCGCGCGTGCAGCCGGCGCGACGGCGCTACAGCGTGGGCGGCAACGTGGCGTGGATCGCGACGCATGCGCTCGATGACCTTGATGCGACGCTCAAGTCGCTCGATCTAACGGGCCTGGTGCTGCTGAACGCCCCTGGCGATCCGCGCATCGGCCGGCGCACGCATAACGCCTTCGCCGAACGCGTCCTCCGCGCGCTCGATCCCCAGAGCAAGTTCGGCTAGACCTTATATCTCCGGCGCGCAAGGCCGGGGGCATTTTTGGGCGTCGCGGTTTGCGCCGTGCAGGTGAATGCAGACTGACCGGCGACGATATTTGTCTTGGTCGCGCCGGGATAAACCCCGGCGCTGAGCGCATGGGCAAGCGCTGCGCATGGCCCATCCCTTTCAGGGCGGGTTTGCATGGCCGCGCCCCCATTGG
The window above is part of the Candidatus Roseilinea sp. genome. Proteins encoded here:
- the rbsK gene encoding ribokinase, whose protein sequence is MAEVLQPNRPLVVCYGDLVTDLVMAVERLPIEADRVQSIRAISVEPGGAGNFLITAARLGARAVAFGAVGEDAYGQAVYDMLQAEGVDVSYAQRGAGSVNVLVLVIVDDAGQHVFLVRDGVGDPFVLDARSIALIRSADLFFMPGYALHERRVAGSAVLTTRIAAEAGVPVMNDLGPIVSEARVREAALEIVRLSEVSLLTADEAMRFTGEHSEAGAAQWMLARGTRHVVIKRGGEGCAVYSGDRCHSVPGIPVVARDTTAAGDAFAAGFGIAWLKHRDVRKAAEFANCVGAAKVRKLGSGRQCPTVAEVAALCPDKVS
- a CDS encoding MFS transporter; the protein is MSTSTAAPTTDAPYPAIRLAPAIASLVLLRGAMDAAYRAPLPFLVYIAAAFGADPARAGWLAVALSAAGLIAPIIGPLEGRLGRRMTTLIASGAFIVVCALMPFAPSYSAALSLYLALGVAKALFTPQVQAFIGDHVPYAQRGTAIGFVELSWALGWIVGVPIFGFLIERATWWAPFVAFGLAGLAGLSLVLRLAIVREVAARATATRFDRGGLRRVWKAPAAMLVLAFGLLISFSSQLATLTYAPWLVAQFGLTPVQLGLVSIVLGVADVIAELGVIALVDRIGKRRSVLTATALYAASFMVVVAFSKNLGPMMVALFLVFLTFEYALVASLAVASEAVPDARAAMGGFVVATHSIGRIVASLIALPLFGLAGLSGVMIVAAGCTALAVVAFWFVRVGEANA
- a CDS encoding branched chain amino acid aminotransferase, with the translated sequence MVTTFRLDVNGPIGERAIARVGEHASLREASGQLPDGAYTTFRTYGGDRVLRLRQHVQRLEESVALLGNPAKLDEAATRQAVAHALRATGYPESRFRLTFAPPALFVSVEPFTPYPPSLYESGVWCVSVSLHRDNPHAKSTTFIASAADAYQALPAGAHEGLMIGEDGAVLEGLSSNFFAVMPSAIGQEAPLVLRTEEARVLAGVTRALVLEVAHEVLPVITEAVAYGDLPQARECFITSVSREILPVVRVDQIMIGDGKPGPITRALMQRFQALVQREAEPVL
- a CDS encoding polyprenyl synthetase; translated protein: MSSANTLSDAFRRYVPLVEEEMRALINTGSQPKQFNVMLNYHLGFTDSNGAPATAPAGKRIRPMLTLLSCEACGGDCQHAVPAAAGIELLHNFSLIHDDIEDRDELRRGRPTLWKLWGEAQAINAGDAMFAFAHLALLRSAERGASPERIVRAMRAFDEMCVRLTIGQHLDLSFESRSDVNADEYMRMIEGKTAALTSSACEIGALLGGADDATVQAFAAFGRWLGVSFQLQDDVLGIWGDPAVTGKHDSDLAHGKKTLPVLYAAERDARIRRSYLEAGALRDDAVQPVREMIEAAGGKAHAEQAAQAAYTHALAALDATGLDNAACRALRELAHSLLGRTN
- a CDS encoding alpha/beta hydrolase, giving the protein MYVELNGLRMFYEDRSSSDPTGVIVFLHGFPLDHSIWRHQLDYFSTRYRCIAPDLRGFGASSELKKPAEPTPLTVDTFAADIVALLDHLKIKSANFVGLSMGGYIALAIWRRLATRKLVRRLIFSNTRAAGDTPETKANRKRQAELVKTQGTRPYADEMLPRLLAPENIERCGNEVRHMIERTHPDTIVATLEALAARKDMTDWLRRVQVPTLAIVGEKDVISPPSDSELIAREVDGAKLVVVPHAGHLTPLEQPDAFNEAMFKFLR
- a CDS encoding FAD-binding protein is translated as MSQADFLSALRAIFPSDRLLMAPAALAAYESDGLTAFQARPVAVVIPETQAEVIETVKACHRFGVPFVARGSGTSLSGGALPVKEGIVIALNRLNRMLKLDPQQRIAVVEPGVVNIEITKAAAPYGLLYAPDPSSQPICTIGGNVAFNSGGAHCLKYGMTSNHVLGLKVVLPDGEVAELGGESLESVDADYTGLFVGSEGLFGIALEITVRLLPKPETYRTLLAAYRSLEAAGDAVSSVIASGLLPGALEIMDNLSIQAAEAAVKPGYPLDAAALLIVELEGERSQVEAEWARLKEVIDASQPYLIKVARDDEERMKIWKGRKSAFSAVGRLSPDYIVQDGVVPRRRLGEALAEIEKLSAKWGIRVANVFHAGDGNLHPLIMFDGREPGALHRAEELASEIIDLCIQLGGSITGEHGVGMEKRQYMPRQFGETDMDAMWALRKAIDPLELANRGKVFPIGEAPALRQVGSHPLERAGAISRE
- a CDS encoding 2-hydroxy-acid oxidase, with the protein product MSTDLIRELQEAIASSTRVRPRGAMTKLHAPANGQATLDMRRLAGVIDYQPTEFVITAWAGTPVAEVQALLAEHGQYLPFDPLLVERGATLGGTVAANACGPERYRYGGVRDFIIGTRFLDGNGNLIQGGGKVVKNAAGFDYPKLMVGSLGRLGALVDVTFKVFPKPEAYATLRVDCASLDAALALLPKLTNCPYDLNAIDLVVGAANQVAILIRVGGLAAGLPQRMDRVRALCSGGEIITGDDEVALWCAAREFAWAADGEPVVKVPLTPGRIPALDARVQPARRRYSVGGNVAWIATHALDDLDATLKSLDLTGLVLLNAPGDPRIGRRTHNAFAERVLRALDPQSKFG